In a single window of the Myxococcus guangdongensis genome:
- a CDS encoding CotH kinase family protein — protein sequence MTRSRLLLCLPLLWMWACGSEAPSPPTQAPPVIEDPTPSNPTPVDPTPNPPPVDPPPVDPPPPPPPPPPPVTPEAQRPYVMPKLQTSVPEYELIIPPEAMQKFAEDVWTPEQDAVFKAKGMTYPVKVRLRGASARFFDKKSWNVSFADGTRFEGRTSLNLVAEFADASMLAEKMAFDLLEAMRVPASKATYVLLSINGKSEGVFLEIEQVNKAFLKAHAFADDDATIYRCGWKDCEMKTWKVPYQGNWTKKTNERQPDDALVAMMDVINHSPEPEFAERLGKHLQLEHYLRSMVMDALMSNNFVEDSESYFIYDRAVAKWSYVPWDLNNVDARWWYLNPVPDMATSTNSMRHPLFNFTLSDAWTEKMYLQRKNEAQSYPGYLPVFSNLATRVLMNPALRERLDERLEKALDELFKPEVLNPYIDAVHALIDEHMRAAPYIDYARFHASRDYMKRYVRERRAFVEKDWARLKAQRSTLVFDAFDPVAGWVDVANHGTTAVSLQGMVLTTNLRVSLAQSDHAPTQVHTPMGAVLPALTVAPGAKVRLKASELGIQLPPKGELGLFDGKSVVGVKDFLFYGALPSGQQYQRGEAGWEAR from the coding sequence ATGACTCGCTCACGACTCTTGCTCTGTCTTCCATTGCTGTGGATGTGGGCTTGTGGTTCCGAGGCCCCGTCTCCGCCGACGCAGGCGCCCCCTGTCATCGAGGACCCGACGCCGTCGAATCCGACGCCCGTGGACCCGACGCCGAATCCACCGCCGGTGGACCCGCCTCCCGTGGACCCGCCCCCGCCGCCACCTCCACCGCCGCCACCGGTGACGCCCGAGGCCCAGCGGCCCTACGTGATGCCGAAGCTGCAGACGAGCGTGCCCGAGTACGAGCTCATCATCCCTCCGGAGGCGATGCAGAAGTTCGCGGAGGACGTGTGGACGCCCGAGCAGGACGCCGTCTTCAAGGCCAAGGGAATGACGTACCCGGTGAAGGTGCGGCTGCGCGGCGCGTCCGCGCGGTTCTTCGACAAGAAGAGCTGGAACGTGAGCTTCGCGGACGGCACCCGCTTCGAGGGGCGCACGTCGCTCAACCTGGTGGCCGAGTTCGCCGACGCGTCCATGCTGGCGGAGAAGATGGCCTTCGACCTGCTGGAGGCGATGCGCGTGCCCGCGTCCAAGGCGACGTACGTGCTGCTGAGCATCAACGGCAAGAGCGAGGGCGTGTTCCTGGAGATCGAGCAGGTGAACAAGGCCTTCCTCAAGGCGCACGCCTTCGCGGACGACGACGCGACCATCTACCGGTGCGGGTGGAAGGACTGCGAGATGAAGACGTGGAAGGTGCCGTACCAGGGCAACTGGACGAAGAAGACGAACGAGCGGCAGCCGGACGACGCGCTCGTCGCGATGATGGACGTCATCAACCACTCGCCGGAGCCCGAGTTCGCCGAGCGCCTGGGCAAGCACCTGCAGCTCGAGCACTACCTGCGCTCCATGGTGATGGACGCGCTGATGTCCAACAACTTCGTCGAGGACTCGGAGAGCTACTTCATCTACGACCGGGCCGTGGCGAAGTGGTCCTACGTGCCGTGGGACCTCAACAACGTGGACGCGCGCTGGTGGTACTTGAACCCGGTGCCCGACATGGCCACGAGCACCAACAGCATGCGCCACCCCCTTTTCAACTTCACCCTGTCCGACGCGTGGACGGAGAAGATGTACCTGCAGCGCAAGAACGAGGCGCAGTCCTACCCGGGCTACCTGCCCGTGTTCTCCAACCTGGCCACGCGCGTGCTGATGAACCCGGCGCTGCGCGAGCGGTTGGACGAGCGGCTGGAGAAGGCGCTGGACGAGCTGTTCAAGCCCGAGGTGCTCAACCCGTACATCGACGCGGTGCACGCGCTCATCGACGAGCACATGCGCGCGGCCCCGTACATCGACTACGCGCGCTTCCACGCGAGCCGCGACTACATGAAGCGCTACGTCCGGGAGCGTCGGGCCTTCGTGGAGAAGGACTGGGCGCGGCTCAAGGCGCAGCGCTCCACGCTGGTGTTCGACGCGTTCGACCCGGTGGCGGGCTGGGTGGACGTGGCCAACCACGGCACCACGGCCGTGTCGCTCCAGGGCATGGTGCTGACCACCAACCTGCGGGTGAGCCTGGCGCAGAGCGACCACGCGCCCACGCAGGTACACACCCCCATGGGCGCGGTGCTCCCGGCGCTCACCGTGGCCCCGGGCGCGAAGGTGCGGCTGAAGGCGTCCGAGCTGGGCATCCAGTTGCCACCGAAGGGCGAGCTGGGCCTGTTCGACGGCAAGTCCGTGGTGGGCGTGAAGGACTTCCTCTTCTATGGCGCGCTGCCCTCGGGCCAGCAGTACCAGCGCGGAGAGGCGGGCTGGGAGGCCCGCTGA
- a CDS encoding DUF2892 domain-containing protein: MATHADRPEMSRYLQKLEREWDLNRAVMVGTAVAGALGLLLGRRDGGGWRWLSVVAAGVLLQHGTLGFGPLSAPLRALAGIRTRREIDLEKFAIKALRGDFERIPNDGGPMARANAALVAAQS, from the coding sequence ATGGCGACCCACGCCGACCGCCCGGAGATGAGCCGCTATCTCCAGAAGCTGGAGCGCGAGTGGGACCTCAACCGCGCCGTCATGGTGGGCACCGCCGTGGCTGGAGCGCTGGGCCTCTTGCTGGGCAGGCGGGACGGCGGCGGCTGGCGGTGGCTCAGCGTGGTGGCCGCCGGAGTGCTCCTCCAACATGGCACCCTGGGCTTCGGTCCCCTGTCCGCTCCCTTGCGCGCGCTGGCGGGCATCCGCACGCGCCGGGAGATTGATTTGGAGAAGTTCGCCATCAAGGCGCTGCGCGGTGACTTCGAGCGCATCCCCAATGACGGTGGCCCCATGGCCCGCGCCAACGCGGCGCTGGTGGCCGCGCAGTCCTGA
- a CDS encoding carboxypeptidase-like regulatory domain-containing protein, with the protein MARSGPWLLCLWLGLLLSCGAPLSSEELPSKRRPSIRVTYEDGQPAAGASVRVNDVEQGPTDSDGRLELTLPSGPFRIELSVTGQDGSFTRAFQDQDGDAPEGWDDVPIHLPRPVRLLEPLEVTTTRVQLQWQRSHERSFREYRVYGHRNASALDDSNSVLLFVGTDNAQTRFTVGDTYFGGTPFVTAHQDLHFRVYVQKDDGSLSGSNILHVKTPAWANEDLFTRRYTLEPERNFAGTLPIRGVAHDGSALWLLYHEESGGGVNLHRLTLARLDPQTLAVLQSWSFLDNRRPRGLTWDGTSLWLYLEANGHKLVRFNPTTGARDFEFVAGSAATSLAWSGTHLLLSAYGPSASVTWVHPVTGAITDSWPSPFNQRALLGAGGIAHREGETWLASPVDATIVIIGEAGAHIGVATSPHAFASMAFLGDRLVGVTHESQVHVLRIEP; encoded by the coding sequence ATGGCTCGAAGCGGTCCCTGGCTCCTGTGCCTGTGGCTCGGACTGTTGCTGTCCTGTGGCGCGCCCCTGAGCTCGGAAGAGCTCCCCTCGAAGCGGAGGCCCTCCATCCGGGTCACCTACGAGGACGGGCAGCCGGCCGCGGGCGCGAGCGTGCGGGTCAATGACGTCGAGCAAGGCCCGACGGACTCCGACGGCAGGCTCGAGCTGACCCTCCCTTCGGGCCCCTTCCGAATCGAGTTGAGCGTCACGGGGCAGGACGGCTCGTTCACCCGAGCCTTCCAGGACCAGGACGGTGACGCCCCGGAGGGATGGGACGACGTGCCCATCCACCTGCCACGTCCTGTCCGCTTGCTCGAGCCGCTCGAGGTGACAACCACGCGGGTACAACTCCAGTGGCAGCGCAGCCATGAGCGCTCCTTCCGTGAGTACAGGGTCTACGGGCACCGGAACGCATCGGCGCTCGACGACTCGAACTCGGTCCTCCTGTTCGTGGGGACGGACAACGCCCAGACGCGCTTCACGGTGGGGGACACGTACTTCGGCGGAACCCCCTTCGTCACCGCCCACCAGGACCTGCACTTCCGGGTCTACGTCCAGAAGGACGACGGCTCACTCTCCGGCAGCAACATCCTCCATGTGAAGACGCCGGCGTGGGCCAACGAGGACCTCTTCACCCGGCGCTACACGCTCGAGCCCGAGCGCAACTTCGCGGGGACGTTGCCCATCCGTGGGGTGGCCCATGACGGCAGCGCGCTCTGGTTGCTGTACCACGAGGAATCGGGTGGTGGCGTCAACCTCCACCGGCTCACGCTGGCCCGCCTCGACCCCCAGACGCTGGCGGTCCTCCAGTCCTGGTCCTTCCTGGACAACCGACGTCCCCGGGGATTGACCTGGGACGGCACGTCACTCTGGCTGTATCTGGAAGCGAATGGCCACAAGCTCGTGCGCTTCAATCCGACCACTGGCGCGCGTGACTTCGAATTCGTCGCGGGCAGCGCGGCGACCTCGCTGGCCTGGTCAGGCACCCACCTGCTGCTGAGCGCCTACGGACCTTCGGCCTCCGTCACCTGGGTCCACCCCGTCACGGGCGCCATTACGGACTCCTGGCCCAGCCCCTTCAACCAACGGGCCTTGCTCGGCGCGGGAGGCATCGCCCACCGTGAGGGAGAGACGTGGCTCGCGTCCCCGGTCGACGCCACCATCGTCATCATCGGTGAGGCCGGAGCGCACATCGGCGTGGCGACATCGCCCCATGCGTTCGCCTCCATGGCCTTCCTGGGAGACCGCCTGGTGGGCGTCACCCACGAGTCACAGGTCCATGTGCTGCGCATCGAACCCTGA